One window from the genome of Anolis sagrei isolate rAnoSag1 chromosome 4, rAnoSag1.mat, whole genome shotgun sequence encodes:
- the LOC132774329 gene encoding flavin-containing monooxygenase 3-like has translation MVRRVAIIGAGVSGLASIKSCLEEGLEPTCFEKSDDIGGLWRFTEAPEEGRASIYPSVFTNSCKEMTCYPDFPFPDDFPIYMHNSKLQEYIQMFAKHFDLLKYIQFKTLVSKIKKRPDFPITGQWDVITEKDGKMESAIFDAVMICSGHHVAPNIPVDSFPGLDKFRGSFIHSRDYKGPEKFKGKKVLVIGLGNSGCDIAVELSNIAAQVFISSRSGSWIMGRVWDDGYPWDMLVLTRFETFLRYALPTAISDWLYVKQMNRWFRHENYGLIPLNRTLRKEPVFNDELPSRIICGTVVVKPNVRKFTETSAIFQDGSVQEDVDYIIFATGYTYYYPFMDDNSIIKNSNNEVILYKSILPPRLEKPTLAVIGLVQSLGATIPTADLQARWSTRVFKGLCKLPSVSTMMDDINEKMGKKLKWFGQSDTIQTDYIVYMDDLASDIGAKPNIRQLFLTSPKLALQVYFGPCTPYQFRLVGPGKWNGAKDAILTQWDRTLKTTRTRVVHSTQKSHPLIFLLKMFVLPLLLIVFWMIFN, from the exons GAGGCTCCAGAGGAAGGCAGAGCCAGCATTTACCCCTCAGTATTCACCAACTCATGCAAAGAGATGACATGCTATCCAGACTTCCCTTTCCCAGATGATTTCCCAATTTATATGCACAACTCAAAGCTTCAGGAATATATCCAGATGTTTGCCAAACACTTTGATcttttaaaatacatacagttTAAG ACTCTTGTGAGCAAAATTAAGAAGCGCCCGGATTTCCCTATAACTGGGCAATGGGATGTCATAacagagaaagatggaaagatggaatCAGCCATATTTGATGCTGTCATGATTTGCTCTGGACATCATGTTGCTCCAAATATACCGGTCGACAGCTTCCCTG GCTTAGATAAGTTTAGGGGTAGTTTCATCCACAGCCGAGATTACAAAGGACCTGAAAAGTTCAAGGGGAAGAAGGTTCTGGTAATTGGCCTTGGAAACTCCGGCTGTGACATTGCTGTGGAGCTCAGTAACATTGCCGCACAG gtgTTTATCAGCTCTAGGAGTGGATCTTGGATAATGGGTCGTGTTTGGGACGATGGCTATCCCTGGGATATGTTGGTTTTAACTCGTTTTGAAACATTCCTCAGATATGCCCTCCCGACTGCCATCTCTGACTGGTTGTATGTGAAGCAAATGAACAGATGGTTCAGACATGAAAACTATGGACTAATACCGTTGAACAG AACTCTACGTAAGGAGCCAGTCTTCAATGATGAGCTGCCAAGTCGCATTATATGTGGGACTGTTGTGGTGAAGCCCAATGTGAGAAAGTTTACAGAAACTTCTGCAATATTTCAGGATGGGTCTGTGCAGGAAGATGTTGACTACATCATTTTTGCCACAGGCTACACCTATTACTACCCTTTCATGGATGATAACTCCATAATCAAGAACAgcaacaatgaagttattctgTACAAAAGCATCCTTCCCCCCAGGCTGGAGAAACCCACCTTGGCAGTAATTGGCTTAGTCCAGTCCCTTGGAGCAACTATCCCAACCGCTGATCTTCAGGCTCGTTGGTCCACGAGAGTATTCAAGG GATTATGTAAACTGCCTTCTGTCAGCACTATGATGGATGACATAAAtgaaaaaatgggaaagaagCTAAAGTG GTTTGGGCAAAGCGATACCATTCAAACTGATTACATTGTCTACATGGATGATCTTGCCTCTGACATAGGTGCCAAGCCCAACATTCGGCAACTGTTCCTGACATCTCCTAAACTGGCCCTGCAAGTTTATTTTGGCCCTTGCACCCCATATCAGTTTCGTTTAgtagggccagggaagtggaatggagccaaggatgccatccttaCACAGTGGGACCGAACACTGAAGACCACAAGGACCCGAGTTGTGCATAGCACCCAGAAGTCTCATCCACTCATTTTTTTGCTCAAAATGTTTGTCCTCCCACTTCTTCTCATTGTTTTTTGGATGATTTTTAATTGA